TGACATTGACGGTCCCGGTGACATTAATACGAAAATATTCATCATAAGCGCCCCAGATACCGGGTTTTGCGGCAACATGGAACACGGTATCCATGCCTTTTAAGGCATCGGACACAGCATCGGCATCGGCAAGGTCTCCCTGTATCTGGGAAATACCCAGGTTATCCAATTCCATATACCGGGACCGGGAAAATGAAAAAACATTCTCTTCGTTATCAACTAATTTTCTGACCAGCGCCTTTCCTAGAAAGCCACCGCCGCCAGTAACCAACGTATTTCCCAAACTCATTTTCTTTTCACCGCCTGTATATCTGAAATTTTATGAATATTTGCTAAATCTTTTCTTGACAGACTGCAGCTTTTTTTATAGAAATAACTCGCCTTTCAACTGAGCGGGAATAACTCAGTGGTAGAGTGCGACCTTGCCAAGGTCGAAGTCGCGGGTTCAAATCCCGTTTCCCGCTCCATCTTTTTTTTAAATTCACTTAAAAATCTAATTTAACGCCTAAATCATTTTTTAATGCAAACTCGTAAACAGCGGATGCCACTGTCAGGTCAAATAAAGCCATGCCCACACACTTGAAAAATAAGGTATTGAACGCCGGATCCTTTTTCTGTTCATCGGTCAAAGGGTCACGGACAAGGCTTGAAAAACCTATCAATTCTGAATTTTTGACAAGGCCTTGCGCCAGGGGCTGACTGAGATCGCCGGCCTCCTTTGATGCAAAGGGGGTGTCCACATAGATACGATTTGCCGTTTCAATGACGGCATCAGGAAACTCCTTCATATCCGGTCTGAATGATCCAATGGAGATAAAGGTTTTTCCCTTTACCAGTTCGGGATCATTGCTGAACACCGGCGTCTTGCTTGTTGTGGCGGCCACGACAAGATTACAGGCCTTGACCAGACCGTCTGCAGTCTGTGCCACCTTAAAATCGACATCAGGATACTCGCTTGCAAGGCCGGCGACCCTCGCCCGGGCAGTCTCGGGAGAACGATTAAAAATCATCATCTGCTTTATTCTACGATTGAGCAGCAGATACCTGACCTGGGCCACCCCCTGAACACCAGCGCCTATCACACCGGCAGTTTCAATGTTTTCACGTGTTAAAATCTTGACGGCAAGCCCGCCCACAGCACCGGTACGCTCTGCCGTCAACGCGGCCCCGTCCATGACAGCCAGCGGCATGCCGGTTTTATTGTCCGCCAAGGTCATAATCCCGTTGACAGCCGGTGCCCCCAATCTCGGAGCATCCGGAAAAACAGAAACCAGTTTGGTGGCAAAATAGTTGCTTTCAAAGCAGGGCATTAATAAAAGGGTGTTCTCACCATTTTGAACATGAATTCGGTCTGGCATTGTGTAGTTTTCATCCAGGAGCAACGTGTAGGCATTGGAAATGGCGTTTAGAATCAGAGACCGGTCAACTTTTGCAATATCTTTTTTGCCAATATAGAGCACGACGTTATTCTCCTCAATTGTTTAATAATCATAGATTCCACATACCACAGCCATAAAAAAAAGGCCATGGGAACCACTGAAGGTATGCCTTGGACGCCAATTATGTTACAACCGGTCCATCAACGGCCATGGGCCGACCTGACATATCACCTGCCAGGCTCAGCCCACAACAAAGTTTGAAAGATCTGAGTGACTTACCCAGTCTTTCATATAAAAAAAGACAAACAAAAGAACTAATCATGAACAAAAAACAAGAACAAGTCTTATGCATTGACAGAAAAAATCTTCCGGCGTCCTGGGTAACTCCCAAAACGGTTCTTCCCATGGCGTTTAGCACATTTTCCGCCACATGCACCAAAGCTGAATTTTCCTTTGTCCGCCGGGACATTGCCGAAGAAGACAGACAAAAAAAACAGATTATCCCGTATATTCTTTTGCAGACAGCCGATGGCGGTATGACCGCGGCCTACAACAGGCAGGGCAGCGAAACGCGCCTCCATGACCTGTGGTCCATCGGAATCGGCGGCCATATCAACCCGGAAGACACAACCTTGGAAACTGATAGTTTTGAAATTATTTTAAAAAGCGGTATGCAAAGGGAATTAGATGAGGAACTGATCCGGCGAATTGACGCAGATCCCATTGAATTCTTAGGCATTATCAGTGAAGACCTCACACCGGTGGGCAGCGTTCATATGGGGGCGGTCTTTGTGATCAGAACACAAGATCCCAAAGGCTATCTGCCCGGCGAAGAGTTACACAGTTTTACCTGGCATGCAACACCAACGCTTTTGCGACTGAATTTAGAGCTATGGTCCGAACTGGCCCTGGAACTTATCACTCAATGAATCTAAAACCTTAAGTGCAACAGAACCTTTTTTTTTCAGCACCTTTGATCCCCGGGTTATTTTACACAGACTGATGCCGTATTTTTCAGCAATTTTGCGCTGGGTCATTCCCGCATGCAAATCTTTTAAAAGCTTCCAGCGCAAAGAAAGGTCCGAAAGCTCCGCCGGTGTAAAAATTTCTTCAAAAAAACATTCCAGCTCATCCTTGTTTTTAATGGATAAAATGACGTCCAGTAATTCTTGATCGATACGCATAAAATTTTTGCATCCTGGTGGTCTATTTTTTTTCAGAAAATAAATGAACCCTGTAAGTATGGACAGTCAGACTGCCTTTGCCCCATTCATCGGCATCAAGTCCGGCTTTGATACACAATTGGGATAAAAAGGAAGCCGGGTCAGGCAATTGTTCCCAAACCTGGGGAAGAAAGGTTGCCTGCCTGCTTCCTTTCTTAATAATTACGCCATGTTTGAACGGTACAAGTCTTTGGAGCAATTCATTTGCCCCATCGTATTCGAATTCTTCAGGCGGAGACAAAAGACTGATCTCCAGATCCACCTGGTCAAATTCATCCTCGGAAAGGGGCGCAAAACGTGAATCTTTGAAAGCCGCAAGCCTTGCAATTTCCTTAATTCCTGTTTTCAATGGTTCAATCGGTTCTATGACACCAATGCAACCTCTTAAACAGCTGTTTTTATGCAAGCTCACAAACAGACCCAGTTTAGCTTCAAGAAAGGACTGGTCTAAATCAATTTGCGACTTATCCACAGGCAACCCGAGTTTTTCGGCAATACTGATACGAGCCATTTCCAGCAGCATCTTACCTTGCTTGTCACTGATCATTTTCCAGCGTACCTTTTTAACTGTTAATTAACGATAGTTAATATGAAAGTACCAACAAGTTGTTGAGTTTCTTTCGTATTTTATTGTGGGCCGGGCCTGGGTGCTGATAGACCAGGCCCGGCCCATGGCCGTTATATACAAACGTAGCATCACCCAATCCAGAAAAAAAGAAAAACTTGCTCCCTCTGATATTCCACGCCCGGGTAATGTTTAACAATTTCCCAATATAAAGAATTTAAAAGAATAAGACGGAAATAAGCGGAAAATTAGTTTTTTAAAGATCGACAATTCGTGGAACCATCTAATTTAGGATAATAAATCTCCAAATTTTTTCGTTAATTCTACATAATCAGGTTTGACTTGAATACCTTTCTAAATTATCGTGGGGTTTAATTGGCTTGGTAGATTTGAAATATTAAAAATCAAATCACACGCTAAAACAGCAAAAAACATAATAGTTAATGGTGATAAATGACTGTCATTGATCAGAAACTGGTGAACAAACTAATAGAAAACGGGGTGGATATAGCCTTAATCCCAGGGTTTATCCGCAGCCTAGCCAATGCGTTCCTGATCAATCCGAACATGTCCTATTGCCAAGCCCGAAAACGCCTCAAATACCTGGGATGGGAAGATATTGAAATTGATTATCATACCTTCTCTTTGGCAGTGAATGTTCTTGAGACAAAGGGACTTAAGCGTCTTAAGTACAAATCTGCTCCATGGTATTTATCCAGCTTTAATGCCGGACAGTCTCCGGTAATCTATTAGAAGCTACCTTAAAGTTTTAAGATAGCTTCCATACGCCGTTAAAAAAACAACGATTATTCTTTTTTTAATTTATCCTTAAAATACCTGTCCACCAAGGCTTCAGCAAGTCCCAGGTACGTTTGGGGTGAAAGCGCTTCCATGCGTTCTTTGACGTCATGAGGCACCTTTTCAAGGCCGTCCACAAACCGGGCCAGATCCTCTTTTTGAATCTTTCTGCCCCGGGTCAAATCTTTGAGCCGTTCATAGGGATTATCCTCACCATATTCCCGCATAACGGTTTGAAAGGGTTCGGCCAGAAGTTCGGGGTTATCGTTAAGATCCTTTTCAAGCACCTCTTGGTTTAAATCCACTTTTGACAGGCCTTTTATTGCATTTTTTATCCCAATGGTAAAATACCCGAATACAGTGCCGAGGCTGCGCAACACTGTGCTGTCACTCAAGTCCCTCTGGAACCGGGATTTCTGCAGCTTAACCGCCAAATGTTCCATCATGGAAATCGCAAGGCCCATATTCCCTTCACTGTTCTCAAAATCAATAGGATTGACCTTATGAGGCATTGTGGATGATCCGGTCTCACCCGCCTTAACCCGTTGCTTGAAATATCCCAAACTGATATACCCCCACATGTCACGGTCGAAATCAATCATTACCGCCGCAACCCGAACCATGGCATGGAGTACCCTAGACAGAGCCGTATTTGGATTTATCTGAGTGGTGTATAAAATGGGCTCAAGCCCCAGGTAATCCCGAATAAAACGTTCGGAAGCAGCCATCCAGTCAATTTCAGGAAACGCAAACACATGGGCGTTGTAATTGCCCGTTGCCCCGTTTATTTTTGACTGGATTTTGGTATCTTCCAGCACCTGAATTTCTTGGTTCAATCGCCAGGCAAAATTAACAAACTCTTTGCCCGGGGTCGTAGGCGTAGCAGGTTGCCCGTGGGTACGGGACATCATTGGGATGCTTTTATATGCCAAGGCTTTTTTCTCAAGATCCGCCACAAAGGTTTTGAGCAGTTCTACTACCATGTCCTTGCCTTTTTTAAGCATCAACCCATATGCCGTATTATTGATATCTTCGGAAGTGCATGCAAAATGGACCCATTCCCGTATGGGAGCAAGCCCTGCCGCATCCAATTTTTCTTTAATAAAATATTCCACGGCCTTTACATCGTGGTTGGTCCTGGACTCTATCTCTTTGACCCTGAGCGCATAATCCTCATTAAAATCATTTATTAAAACCTCCAGGCCGGATAAATCCAAGGCCTGGTCAGCTTTTATAACCTCATGGACCTTTAAATCCGTTATCAAAAATTTCAGCCACTTAAGTTCAACGTGAATCCTGTGATGAATCAGTCCGGATTCACTGAAAATATTTGAAAGAACACCGGTAAGACGGGCATAACGTCCGTCTATGGGTGTGATGGATAACACCTGTGTCATTTTCTCTCCATGATGAATAATTTAATATGAACGCCCGTTAATTTTTTATCTAACAAATAGCAAACTATTGAACAATAAACAATGTGTAAACAGGCACACCGAATCCAAGGCAAGACACCATCGGCATAATACAACCACCATGTTGATTTTACAATTAAATACAATAAGCGGCCAACCATATCTTGACAATCCTTAAGGATTTAAAGTATTTTACGAACCTGTTTTTATTAATCTTTCAAGAAGCGAGCTTTGTGTGCCGCAGGAGTAAATAGTTATTATGGCACTGACCAAAACCATTATTGCAGAAAAAATACAGAATGAACTGGACCTGTCAAGAACCGTTGCCTATGATGTCATGGAAGAGTTTCTTGAAATCATAAAAGAGACCATTTCAAGTGGTGAAGATATCATGATTTCCGGTTTCGGCAAATTTTGTGTAAATGAAAAAAAAGCAAGAAAAGGACGCAACCCTGCAACCGATGAAGAGATGACGCTTCCGGCCCGACGGGTTGTCACCTTTAAATGTTCCGGAAAACTCCGGGATTTGATTAATTCAGACAGCCAATAAAACAATGTTTTTATCCGACCAGACGATCATCAACATCATTCTTGTTACACTCATTGTAGACTATACAATGAATTATGTGGCTGATCGTCTGAACATCGGCCGACTCACAACGCACCTGCCTGAAAAATTTTCAGATGTTTACGACAAAAAACGGTACGAACAGTCCCAAAATTACCTTAGAGTCACCACCCGATTTGGCACGATAACGTCAACCATTGATCTTGTTATTCTATTGATTTTTTGGTTTACAGGCGGATTCGGCGTCCTTGATGGTTTTGTCAGGCAAACCGGATGGGCTTCCATTGGCTGCGGACTTTTATTTATCGGAATCCTGGCAGGGTGCAAATTTATCATATCCCTGCCCTTTTCCATCTATTCCACCTTTATCATAGAAGAAAAATTCGGGTTTAACAAAACCACACCAAAGATTTTTATTCTGGATTTGTTTAAATCCATGATTTTATCCCTGGCGCTGGGCATCCCCCTGCTGTCTGCCATATTCTGGTTTCTGGAAAGCACGGGCCCCTGGGCCTGGATAATCTGCTGGGGTGTGACCACCGTGTTTATCCTGGCAGTGCAATACATTGTTCCCACATGGATCATGCCGTTGTTCAATAAGTTTACCCCTCTTGAAGATGGTGAATTAAAAAACAAACTTTTTGCCTATGCCAAAACCATTGATTTTCCTTTGACCCAAATCTTTGTCATGGACGGTTCAAAACGCAGCACAAAATCCAACGCGTTTTTCACCGGGTTTGGAAAAAACAAACGCATTGTACTGTTTGACACTCTAATCAACGCCCATACCCCGGACGAACTTCTGGCCGTACTTGCCCATGAAATGGGCCATTTCAAAAAAAAGCACATTCAGCGCCGTCTGATCTTCGGCATTCTTCAGATGGGGGTAATTTTTTACCTTCTATCTTTATTCATCACCCAGCAAAGCCTTTTTACGGCATTTTATGTGGATACGCCGTCGATATATGCCGGCCTTGTTTTTTTCAGTATTCTGTTTTCCCCGGTTGATCTGGTCATCTCCATTATCATGCAGTTCTTTTCGAGGAAAGACGAATACCAAGCAGACCATTTTGCCGCAGTGACAACAGAAAAGGCCGGGGCGCTAATATCGGCATTAAAAAAACTCAGCGCCGATAATCTTGCCAACCTGACCCCGCACCCCTTTTATGTATTTTTAAATTATTCCCACCCGCCACTGGCACAGCGCGTCGAAGCCATGGAAAATCTTGAAGGGAGGGTTTAAAATTATGAAACGGCTTCTAGTATTTTCGGATCTTCACGGTTATCTTTCGGCCTGGCTGACGGTAAAAGCCCTGGCCGGCCCTGGTGATGCCGTTGCCATTGCAGGAGATTTATTTGACACAAGGTATGGCAGTTACAATGAGTCCGATTTTGCGCCGGAACAGATCCGATCAACGATTGCCGACCTGGATTTTAGATTCTTTTATATCTACGGCAATTGTGACGTGGAAGGTTTCTGTAAAGGATTTTCCCACGAACTGAGTTTTGAGGCCTTTGATAAAAGCATTTTCATGCATCATGGGCATAAAGATCCCATGATAATCCCCCGGGGTACGGATATCGTTATCCAGGGACACACCCATTTGCCCCA
Above is a window of uncultured Desulfobacter sp. DNA encoding:
- the purB gene encoding adenylosuccinate lyase, whose amino-acid sequence is MTQVLSITPIDGRYARLTGVLSNIFSESGLIHHRIHVELKWLKFLITDLKVHEVIKADQALDLSGLEVLINDFNEDYALRVKEIESRTNHDVKAVEYFIKEKLDAAGLAPIREWVHFACTSEDINNTAYGLMLKKGKDMVVELLKTFVADLEKKALAYKSIPMMSRTHGQPATPTTPGKEFVNFAWRLNQEIQVLEDTKIQSKINGATGNYNAHVFAFPEIDWMAASERFIRDYLGLEPILYTTQINPNTALSRVLHAMVRVAAVMIDFDRDMWGYISLGYFKQRVKAGETGSSTMPHKVNPIDFENSEGNMGLAISMMEHLAVKLQKSRFQRDLSDSTVLRSLGTVFGYFTIGIKNAIKGLSKVDLNQEVLEKDLNDNPELLAEPFQTVMREYGEDNPYERLKDLTRGRKIQKEDLARFVDGLEKVPHDVKERMEALSPQTYLGLAEALVDRYFKDKLKKE
- a CDS encoding phosphoesterase encodes the protein MNKKQEQVLCIDRKNLPASWVTPKTVLPMAFSTFSATCTKAEFSFVRRDIAEEDRQKKQIIPYILLQTADGGMTAAYNRQGSETRLHDLWSIGIGGHINPEDTTLETDSFEIILKSGMQRELDEELIRRIDADPIEFLGIISEDLTPVGSVHMGAVFVIRTQDPKGYLPGEELHSFTWHATPTLLRLNLELWSELALELITQ
- the amrA gene encoding AmmeMemoRadiSam system protein A — encoded protein: MISDKQGKMLLEMARISIAEKLGLPVDKSQIDLDQSFLEAKLGLFVSLHKNSCLRGCIGVIEPIEPLKTGIKEIARLAAFKDSRFAPLSEDEFDQVDLEISLLSPPEEFEYDGANELLQRLVPFKHGVIIKKGSRQATFLPQVWEQLPDPASFLSQLCIKAGLDADEWGKGSLTVHTYRVHLFSEKK
- a CDS encoding ornithine cyclodeaminase family protein, with amino-acid sequence MLYIGKKDIAKVDRSLILNAISNAYTLLLDENYTMPDRIHVQNGENTLLLMPCFESNYFATKLVSVFPDAPRLGAPAVNGIMTLADNKTGMPLAVMDGAALTAERTGAVGGLAVKILTRENIETAGVIGAGVQGVAQVRYLLLNRRIKQMMIFNRSPETARARVAGLASEYPDVDFKVAQTADGLVKACNLVVAATTSKTPVFSNDPELVKGKTFISIGSFRPDMKEFPDAVIETANRIYVDTPFASKEAGDLSQPLAQGLVKNSELIGFSSLVRDPLTDEQKKDPAFNTLFFKCVGMALFDLTVASAVYEFALKNDLGVKLDF
- a CDS encoding integration host factor subunit alpha, with amino-acid sequence MALTKTIIAEKIQNELDLSRTVAYDVMEEFLEIIKETISSGEDIMISGFGKFCVNEKKARKGRNPATDEEMTLPARRVVTFKCSGKLRDLINSDSQ
- a CDS encoding YfcE family phosphodiesterase; translation: MKRLLVFSDLHGYLSAWLTVKALAGPGDAVAIAGDLFDTRYGSYNESDFAPEQIRSTIADLDFRFFYIYGNCDVEGFCKGFSHELSFEAFDKSIFMHHGHKDPMIIPRGTDIVIQGHTHLPQLEKSKHYIHLNPGSIAVPRNDTPTFAVIENNSVSLMALSGKKLASLYF
- a CDS encoding Trp family transcriptional regulator, which translates into the protein MRIDQELLDVILSIKNKDELECFFEEIFTPAELSDLSLRWKLLKDLHAGMTQRKIAEKYGISLCKITRGSKVLKKKGSVALKVLDSLSDKFQGQFGP
- a CDS encoding M48 family metallopeptidase, with amino-acid sequence MFLSDQTIINIILVTLIVDYTMNYVADRLNIGRLTTHLPEKFSDVYDKKRYEQSQNYLRVTTRFGTITSTIDLVILLIFWFTGGFGVLDGFVRQTGWASIGCGLLFIGILAGCKFIISLPFSIYSTFIIEEKFGFNKTTPKIFILDLFKSMILSLALGIPLLSAIFWFLESTGPWAWIICWGVTTVFILAVQYIVPTWIMPLFNKFTPLEDGELKNKLFAYAKTIDFPLTQIFVMDGSKRSTKSNAFFTGFGKNKRIVLFDTLINAHTPDELLAVLAHEMGHFKKKHIQRRLIFGILQMGVIFYLLSLFITQQSLFTAFYVDTPSIYAGLVFFSILFSPVDLVISIIMQFFSRKDEYQADHFAAVTTEKAGALISALKKLSADNLANLTPHPFYVFLNYSHPPLAQRVEAMENLEGRV